Proteins from a genomic interval of Deltaproteobacteria bacterium:
- a CDS encoding universal stress protein has product MRPIERVLATIDHSAVSEEILKASYSLAKKFKSKLWVLNVVPQSPFDGTFFSPLSEQALAQMEAQAQKKIQETLSSFNDEGLEVHKEVKLGAPYVEILKLAKKNKISLIIAGSHGRKGWKNLFLGSVAETLIRRAECPVWILKAPFSPPKKILVPIDLSEPSRASLPWALLLAKAYGAALHLLCVFEPIILPDYMQVDYTEFELKMKENKKEEFSKLVQELSGSAIPVTGEFLEGDPRFKIEEIQKLQNCDLILLSTQGKSFIACKLLGSVAAHVVRDVSCSTITVRPDGFKLKDI; this is encoded by the coding sequence TGATCATTCCGCTGTTTCGGAAGAAATTTTAAAGGCCTCCTATAGCCTGGCCAAAAAATTTAAATCCAAACTTTGGGTGTTAAATGTTGTGCCTCAATCGCCCTTTGATGGAACTTTTTTTAGCCCGCTCAGTGAACAGGCCCTGGCTCAAATGGAAGCCCAGGCACAAAAAAAAATACAGGAAACTTTATCCTCCTTCAACGATGAGGGCCTAGAAGTGCATAAAGAAGTGAAGTTGGGAGCTCCTTATGTAGAAATTTTGAAACTCGCCAAAAAAAACAAAATCAGTCTGATCATTGCGGGATCTCACGGTCGAAAGGGTTGGAAAAATCTTTTTCTCGGGTCAGTGGCCGAAACCCTGATTCGTCGGGCGGAATGTCCGGTTTGGATTTTAAAAGCGCCTTTTAGTCCTCCTAAAAAGATCTTGGTCCCCATCGATTTGTCGGAGCCCTCCCGCGCATCCCTTCCCTGGGCCTTGTTGCTCGCTAAGGCTTATGGTGCCGCCCTACATTTACTCTGCGTTTTTGAGCCCATTATTCTTCCAGATTATATGCAGGTGGATTACACGGAATTTGAATTGAAGATGAAAGAGAACAAGAAGGAAGAATTTTCAAAGTTGGTTCAGGAACTCTCCGGCTCGGCGATTCCAGTGACCGGCGAATTTTTAGAAGGAGACCCGCGTTTCAAAATTGAGGAAATTCAAAAATTACAGAATTGCGATTTGATCTTACTTTCCACTCAGGGAAAATCGTTCATTGCTTGCAAACTCCTGGGTTCCGTAGCCGCACATGTGGTTCGAGATGTCTCTTGCTCTACCATTACTGTTCGACCGGATGGATTCAAGTTGAAGGACATTTAG
- the pilO gene encoding type 4a pilus biogenesis protein PilO, producing MKKINWKKLATPKEMGIWGAVMALVLILALKNYIFPLNANLHDTVSQLEAKRLEFAAYQKILKSKSSPGKTGEKVEMGKQAVARKVKDIFERSNTADVVSSELVAELTKAEYEKLAHLEDYNFGVKVQKAGFSQMDLDLKLTGSYDGIAEYLATIRSFPQIVKIESIEVKPLDQNNRSQVRLIAKGTLYVGDPKTPPIAQSTTSRSDTATDILIELNSSKNSKSPFAAKPREIGAWSVRDLMLTSTMAGSAHPSALINGKLFEVGDEVAEFKLAEVRPQEVVLQRGEVQVVLKISDKPGTVSDDRENSILRRVESRSLRPESQGEAAPDSKQDSPPVDEERQDSEKGRGGEKNTESEEKSKDILKPQGGGGGGIPGAGSTSNEGGQDMRVASSGSGANSDGESENSNNSNNNDNGSDAGPPSELASPAGTQQEANGNNGNSGNTYISGETPQQNNPDTPPQGTTGGGKSSGKRKLKPSEVEDIAGVPFEDLEDPLEQLWGSSLHIDPKCPST from the coding sequence ATGAAGAAAATAAATTGGAAAAAACTGGCAACACCAAAAGAGATGGGGATTTGGGGCGCTGTAATGGCCTTGGTGTTGATCTTGGCTTTAAAAAATTATATTTTTCCTCTCAATGCCAATCTTCACGATACAGTTTCTCAGCTGGAGGCCAAACGTTTGGAGTTTGCTGCCTATCAGAAAATTTTGAAGTCTAAATCAAGTCCTGGAAAAACAGGTGAGAAAGTAGAAATGGGGAAACAGGCGGTTGCCCGTAAGGTAAAGGATATTTTTGAACGATCCAACACTGCTGATGTGGTTTCTTCGGAACTTGTGGCCGAGTTGACAAAGGCTGAATACGAAAAGCTGGCCCATTTGGAAGATTATAATTTTGGTGTCAAAGTTCAGAAGGCCGGGTTCAGTCAGATGGATCTGGATTTGAAGCTTACGGGAAGTTACGATGGAATTGCAGAATATTTGGCTACCATCCGTAGTTTTCCCCAGATAGTAAAAATTGAGTCTATAGAAGTAAAACCTTTAGACCAAAATAATAGGAGTCAGGTTCGCTTGATTGCCAAGGGGACTCTCTACGTGGGTGACCCAAAAACGCCTCCTATCGCCCAATCCACTACCTCTCGTTCGGATACAGCCACTGATATTCTGATTGAGCTCAATAGTTCAAAAAATTCAAAATCTCCTTTTGCTGCCAAACCCAGAGAAATAGGGGCCTGGTCGGTTCGTGATTTGATGTTGACCTCGACGATGGCAGGGTCTGCACATCCGAGCGCTCTCATTAACGGAAAATTATTTGAGGTAGGAGATGAGGTGGCTGAATTTAAACTGGCGGAAGTTCGTCCTCAAGAAGTGGTGTTGCAGCGTGGGGAGGTGCAAGTCGTTCTGAAAATTTCTGATAAGCCTGGGACAGTGTCAGACGATAGAGAAAATAGTATTTTGAGGCGTGTAGAATCGCGGTCTTTAAGACCAGAATCTCAGGGAGAAGCAGCTCCGGATTCAAAGCAAGATTCGCCTCCTGTTGATGAAGAGAGACAAGATTCTGAAAAGGGAAGGGGCGGAGAAAAAAATACTGAATCGGAAGAGAAATCAAAAGATATCCTGAAACCTCAGGGCGGCGGTGGGGGTGGCATTCCTGGAGCCGGAAGTACTTCAAATGAAGGAGGTCAGGATATGCGTGTTGCTTCCTCCGGGTCAGGAGCTAATTCGGACGGTGAATCTGAAAATAGCAATAATAGTAACAATAACGATAATGGGTCGGATGCGGGGCCCCCCAGTGAACTGGCCAGCCCTGCTGGAACTCAACAGGAAGCCAACGGAAACAACGGCAATAGTGGGAATACCTATATTTCGGGGGAAACCCCTCAGCAAAATAATCCCGATACCCCTCCCCAGGGAACTACGGGAGGAGGAAAGAGTTCAGGAAAAAGAAAACTTAAACCTTCCGAGGTGGAAGACATAGCGGGTGTTCCCTTTGAAGACCTGGAAGATCCTCTGGAACAATTATGGGGATCCTCTCTCCATATCGACCCTAAATGTCCTTCAACTTGA
- a CDS encoding tetratricopeptide repeat protein: protein MKLFQNQKLKLTLVTLVPLLLVLFAWGRLQNPGSLPDAIAPQSIEAKTEIGEIIKNAVLALNNGQGDRAIVLLEDAVVKYPEQMDLQLHLGMAYRKTKKFLQADKVYKKLLLKYPECLPCKNNDAVNLIQMTKTQEALDLLTEVLKQDSTYLDAQLNLGIAYEKNGQILQAISAYQQYLKMISTNDSRPEPAMARERIRHLEEGL, encoded by the coding sequence ATGAAACTATTTCAAAATCAAAAATTGAAATTAACTTTGGTAACCCTTGTTCCATTACTGTTGGTCCTTTTTGCCTGGGGACGTCTTCAGAATCCTGGAAGTCTTCCAGATGCGATTGCACCTCAAAGCATTGAAGCCAAAACTGAAATTGGGGAAATTATTAAAAACGCTGTGCTTGCTCTCAATAATGGGCAGGGAGATCGTGCGATTGTCCTTCTGGAAGATGCCGTTGTGAAATATCCTGAACAGATGGATTTACAGCTTCACCTGGGGATGGCCTATCGGAAAACCAAAAAGTTTCTTCAGGCAGACAAGGTGTATAAAAAGTTGTTGTTAAAATACCCTGAATGTCTACCTTGCAAAAACAATGATGCCGTGAATCTGATTCAGATGACGAAAACACAAGAGGCACTGGATTTACTGACTGAGGTTCTAAAACAGGATTCCACGTATTTAGATGCCCAACTCAATTTAGGAATTGCCTACGAAAAAAATGGGCAAATTCTTCAAGCTATTTCGGCTTATCAACAATATTTAAAAATGATTTCCACCAATGACAGTCGGCCAGAGCCTGCCATGGCTCGCGAGCGTATTCGGCACCTGGAGGAAGGTCTCTAA
- a CDS encoding cytochrome c-type biogenesis protein CcmH → MKSFWKLIMMVVFGLVVACAKPSTDPNERIKSLGSQIRCPVCRGVPVSESPSTLANEMMDVIRQQVAAGKSDEEITKYFEERYGEWILLKPKAQGMNLTIWVLPVLVLLGGGAVIVIQLRRRRENSI, encoded by the coding sequence ATGAAATCTTTCTGGAAGCTCATAATGATGGTCGTTTTTGGTCTTGTCGTTGCCTGTGCCAAGCCCTCCACCGATCCTAATGAGCGCATCAAAAGCCTGGGTTCTCAAATTCGTTGTCCGGTCTGTCGAGGAGTTCCCGTTTCGGAATCCCCCTCCACCCTAGCCAATGAGATGATGGATGTGATCAGGCAACAGGTGGCTGCGGGGAAAAGTGATGAAGAAATTACCAAATATTTTGAAGAGCGCTACGGTGAATGGATCTTGCTCAAACCCAAGGCCCAGGGAATGAATCTGACGATCTGGGTTTTGCCCGTTCTGGTATTGCTTGGGGGAGGGGCTGTGATTGTGATCCAGTTGCGTAGACGGAGAGAAAATTCTATATGA
- a CDS encoding TlpA family protein disulfide reductase, translating to MKKLLIFLAIFVPTIALLYFSLQRDPRDLPSVILEKKASAFELTSLDGKKISLEMARGKPLILNFWSTWCGPCAAEYNLLKQAYERLSPQGVAFYSILYEDTPENAKKFITQYGPGVPILLDPGLKTAIDYGVSGVPETFFIDAQGRVRYKHAGILSSEIIMGQLDQLFSKNAGGTP from the coding sequence ATGAAAAAACTCCTCATTTTTTTGGCTATTTTTGTTCCCACCATTGCCCTGCTTTATTTCAGTCTCCAGCGAGATCCTCGCGACTTGCCATCTGTCATTTTGGAAAAAAAGGCGTCGGCCTTTGAGTTGACCAGCTTAGATGGGAAAAAAATTTCTTTGGAGATGGCCCGGGGCAAACCCCTGATTCTTAATTTTTGGTCGACCTGGTGTGGCCCCTGCGCCGCGGAATATAATCTTTTGAAGCAGGCCTATGAGCGTCTCTCTCCTCAAGGGGTAGCTTTTTATTCGATCCTTTATGAAGATACCCCAGAGAATGCGAAGAAATTCATAACCCAATATGGGCCAGGTGTTCCTATTCTTCTGGATCCAGGACTTAAAACAGCGATTGATTACGGTGTTTCAGGGGTTCCCGAGACTTTCTTTATAGATGCTCAAGGCAGGGTTCGCTACAAGCACGCGGGGATACTCAGCTCAGAAATTATCATGGGCCAGCTCGATCAGCTGTTTTCCAAAAACGCAGGGGGAACACCATGA
- a CDS encoding heme lyase CcmF/NrfE family subunit, protein MNYIVYIGNISIALAIGFCVFGMLLYFLGRKLENDTALAYARASVYANFVLMTLANLAMVHALLNDDFSVSYVAQVGSLETPRWISAISLWSSLAGSILFWGWILSAYSAVCIYFYREREQKIMCWVGITLLFVELFFFVLLALPSNPFIAVSPVPQNGPGPNPLLQNHWLMSIHPPFLYMGYIGFTIPFAFAIAAMIEQDLPGQWIEMTRRWALFAWSFLSMAIVLGGWWSYAVLGWGGYWAWDPVENASFMPWLAGTALVHSMIVQEKRKMLPVWNLILAVLTFLLTLLGTFLTRSGVLDSVHSFTESHVGPYFLIFMTVILATSLSLLLWQAPKFRNPGRVENIFSLEVLFLFNNLLFVSFCFVVFLGTIYPLVVEAVQGKRISIGQPYFNQMTIPIVGMMLLLMGIGLITPWRKTEAKAFVKAAQWPALLALLPLALCFVWGKTHPLVVGMITLASFAFFVMCIEMIQTARLRAQNRKSSCLAEFFRLFPDNPRRYGGFVAHFGALMIIVAVAISSSYAQDRMIILEKGQSASIGDYSLTFREIFGEDTPRRYEVKADVDVTSKGKSLGSLFPQSNYYSGRDEPIGSPAVRSTGVEDLYLTLLSFEKNGSKITLHAILTPAVVWIWIGGIVVMTGGFMALALGRKKKE, encoded by the coding sequence ATGAACTACATTGTCTACATTGGAAATATTTCCATTGCCCTGGCGATTGGTTTCTGCGTTTTCGGCATGCTGCTCTATTTTTTGGGACGCAAACTGGAAAATGACACGGCCTTGGCTTACGCCCGGGCGTCGGTTTACGCCAATTTTGTTCTCATGACCCTTGCCAATCTGGCGATGGTGCATGCCTTGCTCAACGACGATTTCAGCGTCAGCTACGTTGCGCAGGTCGGAAGTCTGGAGACCCCGCGTTGGATTAGCGCCATTTCTCTCTGGAGTTCGCTGGCAGGTTCCATTCTCTTTTGGGGATGGATCTTGTCGGCGTATTCGGCGGTTTGCATCTACTTTTATCGTGAGCGCGAGCAAAAAATAATGTGTTGGGTTGGCATCACGCTGCTTTTTGTGGAGCTCTTCTTTTTTGTTTTGCTGGCCCTTCCTTCCAATCCTTTTATTGCTGTTTCCCCGGTTCCACAAAATGGACCTGGCCCCAATCCCTTGCTGCAAAATCACTGGTTGATGTCCATCCATCCGCCTTTCCTTTATATGGGGTATATCGGCTTTACCATTCCCTTCGCCTTTGCCATTGCGGCGATGATCGAGCAAGACCTACCGGGTCAGTGGATAGAAATGACTCGTCGCTGGGCCTTGTTTGCCTGGTCTTTTCTCTCGATGGCCATTGTTTTGGGGGGCTGGTGGTCCTACGCTGTGTTGGGTTGGGGAGGTTACTGGGCCTGGGATCCCGTAGAAAATGCGAGTTTTATGCCCTGGCTTGCAGGAACGGCGCTGGTGCACTCGATGATTGTGCAGGAAAAACGAAAGATGTTGCCGGTCTGGAATCTTATTCTTGCGGTGCTCACCTTTCTTCTCACCCTGCTTGGAACCTTTCTTACCCGAAGTGGAGTCTTGGACAGTGTCCATTCTTTTACCGAATCGCATGTAGGTCCCTACTTTTTAATTTTCATGACAGTTATCCTGGCGACCTCGTTGTCTCTCCTTTTGTGGCAGGCACCGAAATTTCGTAATCCCGGACGCGTGGAAAATATCTTCAGTCTCGAAGTGCTTTTTCTCTTCAACAATCTACTTTTTGTCAGCTTCTGCTTTGTTGTGTTTTTAGGAACCATCTACCCGCTGGTGGTGGAAGCCGTTCAAGGCAAAAGAATCTCGATTGGTCAGCCTTATTTTAATCAAATGACGATTCCCATTGTGGGGATGATGCTCCTGCTGATGGGGATAGGGCTCATTACGCCGTGGAGAAAAACAGAGGCCAAGGCCTTTGTAAAGGCCGCCCAATGGCCGGCCCTCCTAGCTCTGCTTCCGCTGGCTCTTTGCTTCGTGTGGGGGAAAACTCATCCCCTTGTCGTTGGAATGATCACGCTGGCGAGTTTTGCATTTTTTGTGATGTGTATTGAAATGATTCAGACGGCCAGGCTGCGGGCCCAGAACAGAAAAAGTTCTTGCCTTGCAGAATTCTTCAGGCTTTTTCCCGATAACCCGCGCCGTTATGGCGGCTTTGTTGCACACTTTGGGGCCTTGATGATTATTGTGGCGGTGGCGATTTCCAGCAGCTACGCGCAAGACCGAATGATTATTCTCGAGAAGGGACAGTCGGCGAGCATTGGGGATTATAGCCTGACCTTCCGAGAGATTTTCGGCGAAGACACCCCTAGGCGTTATGAAGTAAAGGCCGATGTGGACGTTACGAGCAAAGGCAAGTCCTTGGGCTCGCTTTTTCCTCAGTCGAACTACTATTCGGGTAGAGATGAGCCCATTGGTAGCCCCGCTGTGCGTTCTACTGGGGTGGAAGATCTCTATCTTACTCTTTTGAGTTTCGAAAAAAATGGCTCCAAGATTACCCTCCACGCCATCCTGACTCCTGCGGTGGTATGGATTTGGATAGGGGGTATCGTGGTGATGACGGGAGGCTTTATGGCCTTGGCCCTGGGTCGGAAAAAGAAAGAGTAG
- a CDS encoding cytochrome c maturation protein CcmE: MKFSRRQIFSLLAVAIIAGAIAYIMWGGLEQNMVYFVTPTEVLAKGQAAVGNPVRLGGVVLEGSVKQEGNILNFSVKDDKNSVRVTSSKTPPQMFHEGMGVVVEGSMQADGHFNAERLMVKHGNEYRPPKEGMIPQEIYRSLKKEKGLEGNTK; encoded by the coding sequence ATGAAATTTTCACGACGACAGATTTTTAGTCTTCTGGCGGTGGCCATCATCGCAGGGGCCATTGCCTATATCATGTGGGGAGGGCTGGAGCAAAATATGGTTTATTTTGTGACGCCTACCGAAGTTCTGGCTAAGGGGCAGGCAGCCGTTGGAAACCCTGTGCGCCTGGGAGGAGTGGTGCTGGAGGGTTCGGTAAAACAGGAAGGCAATATCCTCAATTTTTCGGTAAAAGATGATAAAAATTCAGTACGGGTGACCAGCAGCAAGACCCCGCCGCAAATGTTTCATGAAGGCATGGGGGTGGTGGTGGAGGGTTCCATGCAGGCGGATGGGCACTTCAATGCAGAACGTCTGATGGTCAAACACGGCAATGAGTATCGTCCTCCCAAAGAAGGAATGATTCCCCAGGAGATCTATCGCTCACTTAAAAAAGAGAAAGGTCTTGAGGGAAATACAAAATGA
- the ccsA gene encoding cytochrome c biogenesis protein CcsA, translating into MNILIALFVVAFLGFAEYRGLFIAPADGMMGDVYRILFVHVPAAWMALLFFTLSFVGSVAYLIRKKEKWDRFAYCAAEIGLLMNGLALLLGSLWGRPTWGVWWTWDPRLTTTALLFVMYSGYLVLRQLISDPERRAKVAASVGFLIFLNVPLVYLSVKWWRSLHQVQSSPNTMAPSMVVSLRLSAFAFLAMCLALLFFRLRLAKREALLEERLALPPERKKELL; encoded by the coding sequence ATGAACATCCTTATTGCCCTTTTTGTGGTCGCCTTCCTGGGTTTTGCTGAGTATCGGGGATTGTTTATCGCTCCGGCGGATGGGATGATGGGCGACGTCTATCGTATTCTTTTCGTCCATGTCCCTGCAGCCTGGATGGCCTTATTATTTTTTACCCTTAGCTTCGTAGGATCAGTGGCTTATCTGATCCGCAAAAAAGAAAAATGGGACCGTTTTGCTTATTGCGCGGCCGAAATCGGTTTGCTTATGAATGGCCTGGCCCTGCTTCTGGGTTCCCTTTGGGGGAGACCGACCTGGGGAGTTTGGTGGACCTGGGACCCACGACTGACGACCACGGCATTACTTTTTGTGATGTACTCGGGCTATCTGGTTTTAAGACAACTCATTTCAGATCCAGAACGCCGGGCCAAGGTGGCGGCCAGTGTGGGTTTCCTCATTTTTCTCAATGTCCCCCTAGTTTACCTGTCGGTGAAATGGTGGCGTTCGCTTCATCAGGTTCAATCCAGTCCAAACACGATGGCCCCTTCTATGGTAGTTTCTCTCCGGCTCTCTGCCTTTGCATTTTTGGCCATGTGTTTAGCCCTCTTGTTTTTCCGTCTGAGACTCGCTAAGAGAGAGGCGCTTTTAGAGGAGAGGCTTGCGCTACCTCCCGAAAGAAAGAAGGAGCTTCTATGA
- a CDS encoding heme exporter protein CcmB encodes MSLFLQQVGAIFRKDLKTELRQGHNLLSIILFGVLLLLLFSFALSVDPDLMRRMAPGLFWLSIFFTSILSLSHSFRQETEEGQWEGLLLLGTDPRALYMGKFLTNLSYTLCLQLVMLPLMAVLFDQNLSFSLGLCLFLGSVGIASIGTLYAGLTASFREAQMLLPLLLFPMLVPVLLCAVNATSLSLAHDLFGQQRAWLKLLILFDTIFFLGSTLFAETLFDRV; translated from the coding sequence ATGAGCCTTTTTTTACAACAGGTAGGCGCCATTTTTCGAAAAGACTTAAAGACCGAACTTCGACAGGGGCACAACCTGCTTTCTATTATTCTCTTTGGTGTCTTGTTGCTGCTTTTATTCAGTTTCGCCTTAAGCGTCGATCCAGACCTCATGCGCCGAATGGCCCCGGGGCTTTTCTGGCTTTCGATTTTCTTTACCTCCATTTTGTCGCTTTCGCACTCGTTTCGCCAGGAAACCGAAGAGGGGCAGTGGGAAGGTCTGCTTCTTTTGGGAACAGACCCTCGTGCCCTATACATGGGGAAATTTCTCACGAATCTCAGCTATACTCTTTGTCTCCAGCTCGTGATGCTTCCCTTGATGGCTGTTTTGTTTGATCAAAACCTTTCATTTTCGCTGGGCCTTTGCCTCTTCTTGGGCAGTGTGGGAATTGCAAGTATCGGCACACTTTACGCGGGGCTTACCGCGAGTTTTCGGGAGGCACAGATGCTTTTGCCATTGCTGCTTTTTCCCATGCTGGTTCCGGTTCTTTTGTGCGCCGTGAATGCGACGAGTTTATCTTTAGCCCATGATCTCTTTGGGCAACAGCGTGCCTGGCTTAAACTTTTGATTTTATTTGACACCATATTTTTTCTGGGATCTACACTTTTCGCCGAAACCTTATTTGATCGAGTTTAG
- a CDS encoding ABC transporter ATP-binding protein, with product MSSAKPNAIEMLEAGKRYGRSWVLSRLNVSIPQGETVALFGKNGSGKSTFIKLIATLLSHSTGSIKVLGLDAQEDRAQIRPRIRFLGHEKQLYDILTVRENLRLVATLLGIPSSTVDMEIQKLLEKLKIQPYEHRRISQLSEGNKKRVVLARLLLQQSKTDLYLLDEPHPTLDDEGRQILDGLIQDWQKQGKTILLSSHDPRHAKQHAHRLLVISDGTISYDGVPV from the coding sequence ATGTCTTCTGCAAAGCCGAATGCCATCGAGATGCTGGAGGCTGGAAAGCGCTATGGCCGGAGTTGGGTTTTAAGTCGCCTCAATGTGAGCATTCCTCAAGGTGAGACCGTTGCCCTTTTTGGTAAAAACGGGTCCGGTAAATCCACTTTTATCAAACTCATTGCGACCTTGCTCTCGCATTCGACAGGGAGCATCAAGGTGTTGGGTCTGGATGCGCAGGAGGACCGTGCTCAGATCCGACCTCGAATTCGTTTTTTGGGTCACGAAAAACAACTCTACGATATCCTGACCGTTCGCGAAAATTTAAGACTGGTGGCCACCCTTTTGGGAATTCCTTCCTCTACAGTGGATATGGAAATTCAAAAGTTGTTGGAAAAATTGAAAATTCAGCCTTACGAACACCGTCGTATCAGCCAATTGTCCGAAGGAAATAAAAAACGCGTGGTGCTCGCAAGACTCCTGCTGCAACAATCTAAAACCGATCTCTACCTTTTGGATGAGCCCCACCCCACCCTGGACGATGAAGGCCGACAAATCTTGGATGGCCTGATTCAGGATTGGCAAAAGCAGGGGAAGACCATTCTCCTCTCGAGCCATGACCCTCGTCATGCGAAGCAGCATGCACATCGATTGTTGGTGATTTCAGACGGAACAATCAGCTATGACGGGGTGCCTGTATGA
- the nrfD gene encoding polysulfide reductase NrfD — MRNYLNYWLSMFRFAIKGGKLYYLWVGFLVALIGWGGLLYYHQLVEGLIVTHMSDQVSWGLGIANFVYFVGVAASAVILVFPAYINRNQDIKEVVLLAQQLAFTAIVMCLLFIITDIGRPERFLHMIPFMGGHLNLPSSILAWDVVVINIYFVLNLYVPAYLLYMRYMGRQTKWYLYYPLIFVLMFFAIGIQVSEAFLLSGLGSRYFWNTAILAPRFIISAFSVGPAIFYLVFLAVNYHTKLAVKSTVFDYLKSVMRVTLPINLFLLLCEIFKELYPGTLHAASAQYLYFGLKGHHLLIWFIWPATIMNVIAALLVSFKQFRNNQVLFLIACHLCILGLWIEKGMGLVIPGFIPTPLGEISEYYPNLDEVVLCLGIAAIGALMFTVIAKVTTGVLTGELRYEKKSSLKERD; from the coding sequence ATGCGGAACTATTTAAATTATTGGTTATCGATGTTCCGGTTTGCCATTAAGGGGGGAAAGCTCTATTACCTCTGGGTGGGTTTTCTTGTGGCTTTGATTGGGTGGGGAGGGCTGCTTTACTACCATCAATTGGTTGAGGGGCTGATCGTCACTCATATGTCGGATCAAGTCAGCTGGGGCTTGGGGATTGCCAATTTTGTCTATTTTGTGGGCGTGGCGGCCTCGGCGGTCATTTTGGTTTTTCCTGCCTATATTAATCGTAATCAAGATATTAAAGAGGTGGTCCTTCTTGCGCAACAGCTTGCATTTACAGCCATTGTCATGTGTCTTCTTTTCATTATCACCGATATTGGACGTCCCGAGCGTTTCTTGCACATGATCCCATTCATGGGAGGGCATTTAAATCTTCCCAGCTCTATTTTAGCTTGGGATGTGGTGGTCATTAACATTTATTTTGTCCTGAACCTGTATGTCCCCGCCTACCTTCTGTATATGAGATACATGGGTCGGCAGACAAAATGGTACTTATACTATCCCCTTATTTTTGTTTTGATGTTCTTTGCGATTGGCATCCAGGTTTCTGAGGCCTTTCTCCTTTCCGGTTTAGGATCACGTTATTTTTGGAATACAGCCATCCTGGCCCCCCGTTTTATAATCAGCGCCTTTTCAGTGGGCCCTGCAATTTTTTATTTAGTTTTTCTTGCCGTCAATTACCACACGAAGCTAGCGGTGAAGAGCACGGTCTTTGATTATTTGAAAAGTGTGATGCGAGTGACCCTGCCCATTAATCTTTTTCTCCTCTTGTGTGAAATTTTTAAGGAGCTCTATCCTGGAACTCTGCATGCAGCCTCGGCCCAATATCTCTATTTTGGTTTAAAAGGGCATCACCTGTTGATCTGGTTTATCTGGCCGGCAACGATCATGAATGTTATTGCTGCGTTGCTGGTGAGTTTTAAGCAGTTCCGAAACAATCAAGTTCTTTTCCTGATTGCTTGTCATCTGTGTATTTTAGGCCTGTGGATAGAGAAGGGGATGGGCCTTGTGATTCCCGGATTTATTCCCACGCCTTTGGGTGAGATTTCCGAGTATTATCCAAATTTAGACGAAGTCGTTTTGTGCTTAGGTATTGCCGCGATAGGGGCTTTGATGTTTACTGTGATTGCAAAAGTAACTACTGGGGTCCTAACAGGAGAACTTCGTTATGAGAAGAAGTCATCACTAAAAGAGAGGGATTGA
- a CDS encoding 4Fe-4S dicluster domain-containing protein, with amino-acid sequence MFSRRSFIQGAGAAAGAAVLAGSKPAEAFTFAEFFQKHYKELTPKDKEAIFKRIEHETKAAYGVDVTITDPPPIPEVEFAYFLSLTRCNGNRKCVEACVKENNQSRDPAIQYITVLEMEAGSFDLVEGDRYYNPPEVPRKDKFYLPVQCQHCRNPPCVRACPVEATWKEADGIVVVDYNWCIGCRYCMAACPYEARHFNFTKPSIPADQINPNQSYLSNRIRMKGVVEKCTFCLHRTRNGKYPACLEACPTGARKFGNLRDPNSEVSQILKHKRVYVLKEELNTRPQFYYFFD; translated from the coding sequence ATGTTTTCCCGACGATCCTTTATCCAGGGAGCTGGCGCAGCAGCTGGAGCGGCAGTTTTGGCAGGCTCAAAACCGGCCGAGGCCTTTACCTTCGCAGAGTTTTTTCAGAAGCATTACAAAGAGCTGACCCCGAAGGACAAGGAAGCAATTTTTAAACGGATCGAGCATGAAACGAAGGCTGCCTATGGGGTGGATGTGACCATCACGGATCCTCCTCCGATTCCAGAGGTTGAATTTGCGTATTTTCTAAGTCTGACCCGATGCAATGGAAATCGAAAATGTGTCGAGGCCTGTGTAAAGGAGAACAATCAGTCACGGGATCCAGCGATCCAGTACATCACGGTTTTAGAAATGGAGGCGGGTAGTTTTGATTTGGTAGAAGGAGACCGTTACTACAACCCTCCCGAGGTTCCCCGGAAAGATAAGTTTTATCTCCCTGTTCAATGTCAGCATTGTCGTAATCCACCTTGCGTAAGGGCCTGTCCGGTGGAGGCTACCTGGAAGGAAGCAGATGGAATCGTGGTGGTTGACTACAATTGGTGCATTGGTTGTCGTTACTGTATGGCAGCTTGTCCTTACGAAGCCCGCCACTTCAACTTCACCAAGCCGAGTATTCCTGCCGATCAAATTAATCCGAATCAATCCTATTTGAGTAATCGTATCCGGATGAAGGGCGTGGTGGAGAAATGTACTTTCTGCTTGCATAGAACGCGTAATGGAAAATACCCGGCCTGTCTTGAGGCCTGCCCAACCGGGGCGCGGAAGTTTGGAAATTTGCGTGATCCGAACAGTGAAGTGTCTCAGATTTTGAAGCATAAGCGAGTTTATGTTTTGAAGGAAGAACTGAATACAAGGCCCCAATTCTATTACTTTTTTGATTGA